A genome region from Dehalococcoidia bacterium includes the following:
- a CDS encoding LLM class F420-dependent oxidoreductase codes for MKFGIRMCPTDYAIDVVDLARAVEERGFESLWLPEHTHIPLDSEGPFAGGAVPDEYKHALDPFVALAAAAAATTTLKLGTGVCLVMERDPIELAKQVTSLDLLSRGRFLFGIGGGWNLAEMRNHGADPEHRWKLVRERVQAMRRIWTQDAAEFHGQYVNFDPIWSWPKPVQKPHPPVIVGGDAPGTLRRVLDYGDEWMPITPKPTERLAVRVAELQRLAAARGRAVLPVTAYWASPEPGDLAVYAAAGVSRCVFSVPAAPAAEVLPLLDGLAKRVLALA; via the coding sequence GTGAAGTTCGGTATTCGCATGTGTCCCACGGACTACGCGATCGACGTCGTCGACCTCGCCCGCGCCGTCGAGGAGCGCGGCTTCGAGTCGCTCTGGCTGCCGGAGCACACGCACATCCCGCTCGACTCTGAGGGCCCGTTCGCCGGCGGCGCGGTGCCCGATGAGTACAAGCACGCGCTCGACCCCTTCGTCGCGCTCGCCGCGGCCGCGGCGGCAACAACCACGCTCAAGCTCGGCACCGGCGTCTGCCTGGTGATGGAACGCGACCCGATCGAGCTTGCGAAGCAGGTGACAAGCCTCGATCTGCTCTCGCGCGGCCGCTTCCTCTTCGGTATCGGCGGCGGCTGGAACCTGGCCGAGATGCGCAACCACGGCGCCGACCCGGAGCATCGCTGGAAGCTGGTGCGCGAACGGGTGCAGGCCATGCGCCGCATCTGGACGCAGGACGCCGCCGAATTCCACGGGCAGTACGTGAACTTCGACCCGATCTGGAGCTGGCCGAAGCCAGTGCAGAAGCCGCACCCGCCGGTGATCGTCGGCGGCGACGCGCCGGGCACGCTGCGGCGCGTACTCGACTACGGCGACGAGTGGATGCCGATCACGCCGAAGCCGACCGAACGGCTCGCCGTGCGCGTGGCCGAGCTGCAACGGCTCGCCGCCGCGCGCGGGCGCGCGGTGCTTCCGGTAACGGCCTACTGGGCCAGCCCCGAGCCGGGCGACCTCGCCGTCTACGCCGCCGCCGGCGTCTCGCGCTGCGTCTTCAGCGTGCCCGCGGCGCCCGCCGCCGAGGTGCTGCCCCTGCTCGACGGGCTGGCGAAGCGCGTGCTCGCGCTCGCCTGA
- a CDS encoding CoA-transferase: MAQRKVIDLQAAAALVRDGETLALGGNLLHRAPNAFARELARQGRRGLHLIKTAGAYDVDLLCAAGCASAVSAGFIGFENEFGLAPNYRRAVEQGRVEAREHACYTAIMSLRAAAFGVPFLPVAGFAGSDLPAARGFKTVTDPYSGERILTVPCIQPDWAVLHVPLADARGNARIEGTEFEDVLMSRAARGVIVTAERIAEPGELEQRPELQKVPGFLVTAVALAPRGAWPGTCYPLYDYEPDAVRDYLSRSGDAATLAAYLEETTARDHGLAAASLA, encoded by the coding sequence ATGGCGCAGCGCAAGGTGATCGATCTGCAAGCGGCGGCGGCGCTGGTGCGCGACGGCGAAACGCTGGCGCTGGGCGGCAACCTGCTGCACCGGGCGCCGAACGCCTTCGCCCGCGAGCTGGCGCGGCAGGGGCGGCGGGGCCTGCACCTGATCAAGACGGCCGGCGCCTACGACGTGGATCTGCTCTGCGCCGCCGGCTGCGCGAGCGCCGTTTCGGCGGGCTTCATCGGCTTCGAGAACGAGTTCGGCCTGGCGCCGAACTATCGCCGCGCCGTGGAGCAGGGCCGCGTGGAGGCGCGCGAGCACGCCTGCTACACCGCGATCATGTCGCTGCGGGCGGCGGCGTTTGGCGTGCCCTTTCTGCCCGTCGCCGGCTTTGCGGGCAGCGATCTGCCCGCAGCGCGCGGCTTCAAGACCGTGACCGATCCGTACAGCGGCGAGCGGATCCTGACCGTGCCGTGCATTCAGCCCGACTGGGCGGTGCTGCACGTGCCGCTGGCCGACGCGCGCGGCAACGCCCGCATCGAGGGCACGGAGTTCGAGGACGTGCTGATGAGCCGCGCGGCCCGCGGCGTGATCGTCACGGCCGAGCGTATCGCCGAGCCGGGCGAGCTGGAGCAGCGGCCGGAATTGCAGAAGGTTCCCGGCTTCCTCGTCACTGCCGTGGCGCTGGCGCCGCGCGGCGCCTGGCCGGGGACGTGCTATCCGCTCTATGACTACGAACCGGATGCCGTGCGCGACTACCTCTCCCGCAGCGGCGACGCCGCCACGCTCGCCGCCTACCTGGAAGAGACCACCGCGCGCGACCATGGGCTGGCGGCGGCGAGCCTCGCCTGA
- a CDS encoding helix-turn-helix domain-containing protein yields the protein MDQNEQHPVQGKLAVRKQRTRAAILDAAERLFDDPGYAATTMQDIATRAEIGLGTLYGYFVSKEDLLRTALSARRDAAAARGAEELRRVHGSLDRICLLLRQVWEYLDANRRMSLALTAIDTSRPTVRQPNQQDLFGTLVRHLRRGQERGEVAPVPVETAARSLLSTYTWAALRLGIWRDAGDPATVLEDLEALTRSLLTPPADGHA from the coding sequence ATGGACCAGAACGAGCAGCATCCCGTTCAGGGCAAGCTCGCGGTGCGCAAGCAGCGCACGCGCGCGGCGATTCTCGACGCGGCCGAGCGCCTGTTCGACGATCCCGGCTACGCCGCCACGACGATGCAGGACATCGCCACGCGGGCCGAGATCGGGCTCGGCACGCTCTACGGCTACTTCGTCTCCAAAGAAGATCTGCTGCGCACGGCGCTCTCCGCCCGGCGCGATGCGGCGGCGGCGCGCGGCGCCGAGGAGCTGCGCCGGGTGCACGGCTCGCTCGACCGCATCTGTCTGCTGCTGCGCCAGGTCTGGGAATACCTCGACGCCAACCGCCGCATGTCGCTGGCGCTGACGGCGATCGACACCTCGCGGCCCACCGTGCGCCAGCCTAATCAGCAGGACCTGTTCGGCACGCTGGTGCGGCATCTGCGCCGCGGCCAGGAGCGCGGCGAGGTGGCGCCGGTGCCCGTGGAAACCGCGGCCCGCTCGCTGCTCAGCACCTACACCTGGGCGGCGCTGCGCCTCGGCATCTGGCGCGACGCCGGCGACCCTGCCACGGTGCTCGAAGACCTCGAGGCGCTGACCCGCAGCCTGCTGACGCCGCCGGCTGACGGGCACGCGTAG
- a CDS encoding type II toxin-antitoxin system VapC family toxin — MARQFVDTNIFLRHILRDHPDHSPRSTAYLLRIERGLVQGYSTDTVVFETVFTLQRGYGHTRGEIRDALLPLLELAGLALPHKRMMRRVFDLYTGSNLSFADAYHAVLALQVGISEIVSFDGGFDRVPGVTRVEP; from the coding sequence ATGGCCCGACAGTTCGTCGACACGAATATCTTCCTGCGCCATATCCTTCGCGATCACCCGGATCATTCTCCACGTTCTACGGCCTATCTCTTGCGCATCGAGCGGGGGCTCGTGCAGGGGTACTCCACCGATACGGTGGTGTTCGAGACCGTGTTTACGCTCCAGCGCGGCTACGGTCATACCCGCGGCGAGATCCGCGACGCGCTGCTCCCGCTCCTGGAGCTGGCGGGACTCGCCCTGCCGCACAAGCGCATGATGCGACGCGTGTTCGACCTGTACACCGGCAGCAACCTCTCGTTCGCGGATGCCTATCATGCGGTGCTGGCGCTGCAGGTGGGCATCAGCGAGATCGTCTCCTTCGACGGCGGCTTCGACCGCGTGCCCGGCGTCACGCGCGTCGAGCCGTGA
- a CDS encoding type II toxin-antitoxin system PrlF family antitoxin has product MREYQTAVTSKGQATVPSEVRRLLGLKPHDKLAFIVEDGGVRIERARSVVERTAGLLRSDGPPLSAEGLRDLAERAIADDVRDRTRE; this is encoded by the coding sequence GTGCGTGAGTATCAAACCGCCGTCACCAGCAAAGGGCAGGCGACCGTGCCCAGCGAGGTCCGGCGCTTGCTGGGATTAAAGCCGCATGACAAGCTCGCGTTCATCGTTGAAGACGGCGGCGTGCGGATCGAGCGTGCGCGCAGCGTCGTGGAGCGGACGGCGGGACTGCTGCGGTCGGACGGGCCGCCGCTGAGTGCTGAAGGGCTGCGGGATCTCGCTGAGCGCGCGATCGCCGACGACGTGCGCGATCGGACACGGGAGTAA